A region of Micromonospora sp. WMMD882 DNA encodes the following proteins:
- a CDS encoding phosphoribosyltransferase family protein, producing MPDELRRRLTARFRWTDPGPGSSHLVSDVSGWWRDPLLLAGLGPALVEPFRAAAPTVVVSPAVTGLILGPLAATALGVGFVPAHKPADGRQPPGPTTWAQSPPDFRGRRVTLGVRDRHLGPDDRVLVVDDWAATGAQARAIHDLCAARGATPLGTAVVVADCPPEVRAELRIHALLDATRLDR from the coding sequence GTGCCCGACGAGCTGCGCCGCCGCCTCACCGCCCGGTTCCGCTGGACCGACCCCGGGCCGGGCAGCAGCCACCTGGTCAGCGACGTCTCCGGGTGGTGGCGGGATCCGCTCCTGCTCGCCGGCCTCGGCCCGGCGCTGGTCGAGCCGTTCCGCGCCGCCGCGCCCACCGTGGTGGTCTCGCCGGCCGTCACCGGCCTGATCCTCGGCCCGCTCGCCGCCACCGCGCTCGGCGTCGGCTTCGTGCCCGCGCACAAACCCGCCGACGGTCGGCAGCCGCCCGGGCCGACCACCTGGGCGCAGAGCCCGCCCGACTTCCGGGGCCGCCGGGTCACCCTCGGCGTCCGGGACCGGCACCTCGGCCCGGACGACCGGGTCCTGGTGGTGGACGACTGGGCGGCCACCGGCGCGCAGGCGCGCGCGATCCACGACCTCTGCGCGGCGCGCGGGGCGACGCCGCTCGGCACGGCCGTCGTGGTCGCCGACTGCCCGCCCGAGGTACGCGCCGAGCTGCGCATCCACGCCCTGCTCGACGCCACCCGGCTCGACCGGTGA
- a CDS encoding ASCH domain-containing protein — translation MWPRIGDLRTLALGTPGEMRANLNTLVLNGVKKATAGLLSEYAAEGEELEHVGERLALVDDHDALLGLVEVTDVEVVRFADVSWEFARSEGEGDHDLDEWRSGHLRFWASEGSAVDDDTEIVCIRFRLVPSGDSTPGT, via the coding sequence ATGTGGCCCCGGATCGGTGACCTACGCACGCTCGCCCTCGGCACCCCCGGCGAGATGCGCGCCAACCTGAACACCCTGGTGTTGAACGGCGTGAAGAAGGCGACCGCCGGCCTGCTCAGCGAGTACGCCGCGGAGGGCGAGGAGCTGGAGCACGTCGGTGAGCGGCTGGCGCTGGTCGACGACCACGACGCGCTGCTCGGCCTGGTCGAGGTCACCGACGTCGAGGTGGTCCGTTTCGCGGACGTGAGCTGGGAGTTCGCCCGTTCCGAAGGCGAAGGGGACCACGACCTCGACGAGTGGCGGTCCGGTCACCTGCGGTTCTGGGCGAGCGAGGGTAGCGCCGTCGACGACGACACCGAGATCGTGTGCATCCGCTTCCGGCTGGTCCCGTCGGGCGACAGCACCCCGGGGACCTGA
- a CDS encoding DivIVA domain-containing protein, with product MRAFFRRIRRRQRTNGATTCYRSAAYRPLWPSQVRQQEFRPTRIGRRGLDPQEVQEFLDRVAGDLAAMYDALAQSRHETDRIKDALRRWQSEQAMRRNEHRCYR from the coding sequence ATGCGCGCGTTCTTCAGGCGGATTCGAAGGCGTCAACGGACAAACGGTGCGACAACCTGTTACCGCTCGGCCGCCTACCGACCGTTGTGGCCGTCGCAGGTGCGGCAGCAGGAGTTCCGGCCGACGCGGATCGGCCGGCGCGGGCTCGACCCGCAGGAGGTGCAGGAGTTTCTCGACCGGGTCGCCGGCGACCTGGCCGCCATGTACGACGCGCTGGCGCAGAGCCGCCACGAGACCGACCGGATCAAGGACGCGCTCCGGCGCTGGCAGTCCGAGCAGGCCATGCGCCGCAACGAGCACAGGTGCTACCGGTGA
- a CDS encoding DUF397 domain-containing protein gives MPDLTGAIWRKSTRSNNGGNCVEVADNTPGVVGLRDSKDPSGPALTFSPAAWASFVRATKAATLSR, from the coding sequence GTGCCTGACCTGACCGGTGCCATCTGGCGCAAGTCGACCCGCAGCAACAACGGCGGCAATTGCGTCGAGGTTGCCGACAACACTCCCGGTGTCGTCGGGCTTCGGGACAGCAAGGACCCGAGCGGCCCAGCATTGACCTTTTCGCCAGCGGCCTGGGCGAGCTTCGTCAGGGCCACCAAGGCCGCGACCCTGAGCCGGTAG
- a CDS encoding D-glucuronyl C5-epimerase family protein, whose amino-acid sequence MTSPSPSSRSRWSRRSVLAAATAAGAAPLLTEPATAAPRSPGTTPALPARPAAPKVPAGAAAPNVVDPAYELGAPSTARELGDVARLSPSQGRQLRSSPEDAGPSTTAADAEVPFTFRYDPFEIRELPASIKPYHMSEPVSLTDSGTHDEHGVRMALLGGVLYDHPVNQAQYGIQLLESFRLTRSAAYLQRAIKQAQRLVDRRVEHQGGWFYPYPFRHALHRSADIYEPPWYSMMAQGQVLSLFVRLAQAVGSDSFWAQAADATFASFLVPAVAGKPWGVYVKEGLLWLEEYAHHAQIRGDLTYNGHIFSAYGLWDYWTLTRDERAALLLRGAITTARDVHLDIRTRQWRSKYCLTHGNDSGNYHTTHLVQHTVLHAITGDSTFAGIADLYYSDHPPRGVSGTVMFAAGDHVGHQFDENGTVTATKQLNLTKASNAPSGERLKVMRQTGIWYAITAGAFNGYLVRETPGQVYQIGACAQLGYRIPRPATVAVAPVKAYTIDADGRMTSVTTDLRVGQSVTVDVRAVLNGVQHVRLASGDHTGRWVGINDLTLR is encoded by the coding sequence ATGACCTCGCCGTCCCCGTCCTCCCGTTCGCGCTGGTCCCGCCGGTCGGTGCTGGCCGCCGCCACGGCCGCCGGCGCCGCCCCGCTGCTCACCGAGCCGGCGACCGCGGCGCCCCGGAGCCCCGGGACGACACCCGCGCTGCCGGCCCGCCCCGCCGCCCCGAAGGTCCCCGCCGGCGCCGCCGCGCCGAACGTGGTCGACCCGGCGTACGAGCTGGGCGCGCCGTCGACCGCCCGGGAGCTAGGCGACGTGGCCAGACTGTCCCCGTCGCAGGGCCGCCAGCTCAGGTCCAGCCCCGAGGACGCCGGCCCGTCGACCACCGCCGCCGACGCCGAGGTGCCGTTCACCTTCCGGTACGACCCGTTCGAGATCCGTGAGCTGCCGGCCAGCATCAAGCCGTACCACATGAGCGAGCCGGTCTCGCTCACCGACAGCGGCACCCACGACGAGCACGGCGTCCGGATGGCCCTGCTCGGCGGCGTCCTCTACGACCACCCGGTCAACCAGGCCCAGTACGGCATCCAACTGTTGGAGAGCTTCCGGCTGACCCGCTCGGCGGCGTACCTCCAGCGGGCCATCAAGCAGGCGCAGCGGCTGGTCGACCGGCGGGTGGAGCACCAGGGCGGCTGGTTCTACCCGTACCCGTTCCGGCACGCCCTGCACCGCTCGGCCGACATCTACGAGCCGCCGTGGTACTCGATGATGGCCCAGGGGCAGGTGCTCAGCCTCTTCGTCCGGCTGGCCCAGGCGGTCGGGTCGGACTCGTTCTGGGCCCAGGCCGCCGACGCCACCTTCGCGTCGTTCCTGGTGCCGGCGGTGGCGGGCAAGCCGTGGGGCGTCTACGTGAAGGAGGGCCTGCTCTGGCTGGAGGAGTACGCGCACCACGCGCAGATCCGCGGCGACCTCACCTACAACGGGCACATCTTCTCCGCGTACGGCCTGTGGGACTACTGGACGCTGACCAGGGACGAGCGGGCGGCGCTGCTGCTGCGCGGCGCGATCACCACCGCCCGGGACGTGCACCTGGACATCCGGACCCGGCAGTGGCGCAGCAAGTACTGCCTCACCCACGGTAACGACTCCGGGAACTACCACACCACGCACCTCGTGCAGCACACCGTGCTGCACGCGATCACCGGTGACTCCACCTTCGCCGGCATCGCCGACCTGTACTACTCCGACCACCCGCCGCGCGGGGTCAGCGGCACGGTCATGTTCGCCGCCGGGGACCACGTCGGCCACCAGTTCGACGAGAACGGCACGGTCACCGCGACGAAGCAGCTCAACCTCACCAAGGCGAGCAACGCGCCGTCCGGCGAGCGGCTCAAGGTCATGCGCCAGACCGGCATCTGGTACGCGATCACCGCCGGCGCCTTCAACGGCTACCTGGTACGCGAGACCCCCGGCCAGGTGTACCAGATCGGCGCCTGCGCCCAGCTCGGCTACCGGATCCCCCGGCCGGCGACGGTGGCGGTCGCGCCGGTCAAGGCGTACACGATCGACGCGGACGGTCGGATGACCTCGGTGACCACCGACCTCAGGGTCGGTCAGAGCGTGACCGTGGACGTCCGCGCGGTGCTCAACGGCGTGCAGCACGTCCGGCTCGCCAGCGGTGACCACACCGGTCGCTGGGTCGGCATCAACGACCTGACCCTGCGCTGA
- a CDS encoding cell wall-binding repeat-containing protein → MPPSFFRRSTALASALVVGATAFVAVSPAATASLPGSGSVLTVSNSNSTTLRFFGDPSRTTLVNPYSGQAMRDVAWSPDGSRAVYVDPQNNLLTIRWNATGDVIYAQWPPDAAYGDPPNPVRRSPSWRGDGSGLVWAEKPLAAGSQWKIRSAPSTHRYTGGQISPDDGRHYLNPDGGPDNRVVFQRHADDGAGNPTGTPAVVMYDPQRGPADLVVIDTNGSNPALSPDGKKVAFVRGGQIIVSDLAGDNEVPVTSNATSHDFPAWSPDGSRLAFTDGTRVATAPSDGSGAANPTVVTTTIGVPAYQPRNKDRVVRLYGQNRYTTAIAVSQSHWKTVGDSADHREQANSVVLSRSDMFADALSGAALASAKAGPLLMTPPDGLDAYTRAEMQRILPQGGTVYLLGSEGALAKKVADDSAALGYTVRRLQGPTRYDTSVEIAKEISPNPELVLMATGTDFPDALAAGAAAGSYVGEGVPSAVVLLTKDAVMPDATRAFLDTLPPSREIFGIGNAAADAAQSYDPGAYRVAGPSRYDTAAFTAEVFFAGQRHAGVATALDWPDALAGGALMGRLNGPLLLTPGTGANLGVAAQYSLDEGSGPIHTVLIFGSAPVVTATQLTQAGTWISGPLGANSVENAKDVGVTAPTKALRGSAPATAGQPRSVADAVDAAKSLKDTSTVR, encoded by the coding sequence TTGCCTCCATCTTTCTTCCGTCGGTCGACGGCGCTCGCCTCGGCGCTCGTGGTCGGTGCTACGGCGTTCGTCGCCGTCAGCCCGGCCGCGACCGCCAGCCTGCCCGGCTCGGGCAGCGTCCTGACCGTCAGCAACTCCAACTCGACCACGCTGCGGTTCTTCGGCGACCCCAGCCGCACCACGCTGGTCAACCCGTACTCGGGCCAGGCCATGCGGGACGTCGCCTGGTCGCCGGACGGCAGCCGCGCGGTCTACGTCGACCCGCAGAACAACCTCCTCACCATCCGGTGGAACGCCACCGGTGACGTGATCTACGCCCAGTGGCCGCCGGACGCGGCGTACGGCGACCCGCCGAACCCGGTCCGTCGCAGCCCCTCCTGGCGGGGTGACGGCAGCGGCCTGGTCTGGGCGGAGAAGCCGCTGGCCGCCGGCTCGCAGTGGAAGATCCGGTCCGCGCCCAGCACGCACCGCTACACCGGCGGCCAGATCAGCCCGGACGACGGCAGGCACTACCTGAACCCGGACGGCGGCCCGGACAACCGGGTGGTCTTCCAGCGGCACGCCGACGACGGCGCCGGCAACCCGACCGGCACGCCGGCCGTGGTCATGTACGACCCGCAGCGCGGCCCGGCCGACCTCGTGGTGATCGACACGAACGGGTCGAACCCGGCCCTCTCGCCGGACGGCAAGAAGGTCGCGTTCGTCCGGGGCGGTCAGATCATCGTCTCCGACCTGGCCGGCGACAACGAGGTGCCGGTGACCAGCAACGCCACCTCGCACGACTTCCCGGCGTGGTCGCCCGACGGCTCCCGGCTCGCCTTCACCGACGGGACCCGGGTCGCCACCGCGCCGTCCGACGGCTCCGGCGCGGCGAACCCGACGGTGGTCACCACCACCATCGGCGTGCCGGCCTACCAGCCGCGCAACAAGGACCGGGTGGTCCGGCTCTACGGCCAGAACCGCTACACCACGGCCATCGCCGTCTCCCAGTCGCACTGGAAGACGGTCGGCGACTCGGCGGACCACCGCGAGCAGGCCAACTCGGTGGTGCTGTCCCGCTCCGACATGTTCGCCGACGCGCTCAGCGGCGCGGCCCTGGCCAGCGCCAAGGCCGGCCCGTTGCTGATGACCCCGCCGGACGGCCTGGACGCCTACACCAGGGCCGAGATGCAGCGGATCCTCCCCCAGGGCGGCACGGTCTACCTGCTCGGCAGCGAGGGCGCGCTGGCCAAGAAGGTCGCCGACGACTCCGCCGCGCTCGGCTACACCGTCCGCCGGCTCCAGGGCCCGACCCGGTACGACACCTCGGTGGAGATCGCCAAGGAGATCAGCCCCAACCCGGAGCTGGTGCTGATGGCCACCGGCACCGACTTCCCGGACGCGCTCGCCGCGGGCGCCGCCGCCGGCTCGTACGTCGGCGAGGGCGTTCCGTCCGCCGTGGTGCTGCTCACCAAGGACGCGGTCATGCCGGACGCGACCCGCGCCTTCCTGGACACCCTGCCGCCCAGCCGGGAGATCTTCGGCATCGGCAACGCGGCGGCCGACGCCGCGCAGAGCTACGACCCGGGCGCGTACCGGGTCGCCGGCCCGAGCCGGTACGACACCGCGGCGTTCACCGCCGAGGTGTTCTTCGCCGGGCAGCGGCACGCCGGCGTGGCCACCGCGCTCGACTGGCCGGACGCGCTCGCCGGCGGGGCCCTGATGGGTCGGCTCAACGGCCCGCTGCTGCTCACCCCGGGCACCGGCGCGAACCTCGGCGTGGCCGCCCAGTACAGCCTCGACGAGGGCAGCGGCCCGATCCACACCGTGCTGATCTTCGGCTCGGCCCCGGTGGTCACCGCCACCCAGTTGACCCAGGCCGGCACCTGGATCAGCGGCCCGCTGGGCGCGAACTCCGTCGAGAACGCCAAGGACGTGGGCGTGACCGCCCCGACCAAGGCCCTGCGCGGCAGCGCGCCGGCCACCGCCGGCCAGCCCCGCAGCGTGGCGGACGCGGTCGACGCGGCCAAGTCGCTGAAGGACACCTCCACCGTCCGGTGA
- a CDS encoding TetR/AcrR family transcriptional regulator — MKEVTIGTTRRRGAALDDAILRAAADELTEHGYTGLTIEAVARRAGTNKNAIYRRWPGRAALGVAAYRQLVVAGAELPDEGDLRGDALALLRRTNCDWSSPAGAILRSLLAGVGDDPELLASLQTVAADGGATPWLRLLDRARERGEIPDAPVPPRVATVALALLRNEIVTRGVRGVPDDTIVEIVDQVYLPLLHSGRSTG, encoded by the coding sequence ATGAAGGAGGTCACCATCGGCACCACCCGGCGGCGCGGCGCGGCGCTCGACGACGCGATCCTGCGGGCCGCCGCCGACGAGCTGACCGAGCACGGGTACACGGGCCTCACCATCGAGGCGGTCGCCCGCCGCGCCGGCACCAACAAGAACGCGATCTACCGGCGCTGGCCCGGCCGGGCGGCGCTGGGCGTGGCCGCGTACCGGCAACTGGTGGTGGCCGGCGCGGAGCTGCCCGACGAAGGCGACCTCCGCGGCGACGCGCTGGCGCTGCTGCGCCGCACCAACTGCGACTGGTCGTCCCCGGCCGGCGCGATCCTGCGCAGCCTGCTGGCCGGCGTCGGCGACGACCCCGAGCTGCTGGCCAGCCTCCAGACGGTGGCCGCCGACGGCGGCGCGACGCCCTGGCTGCGGCTGCTCGACCGGGCCCGTGAGCGGGGCGAGATCCCCGACGCCCCCGTCCCGCCCCGGGTGGCGACCGTCGCGCTCGCCCTGCTCCGCAACGAGATCGTCACCCGGGGCGTGCGCGGCGTCCCGGACGACACGATCGTCGAGATCGTCGACCAGGTCTACCTGCCGCTGCTCCACTCCGGACGCTCGACCGGCTGA
- a CDS encoding LysR substrate-binding domain-containing protein, which produces MRYFTAVASHLHYGRAAAELHITQPSLSRQINQLEAQLGVRLLDRTRQGTRLTEAGLAFLPHAQALLRLSRQAKDSAQAADQPARVTIGYTPGLIITPAAQRLRQQHPDADVRTRHLQRHEPRDALLDERVDAAITRLPVRADGLRVTILFEEPRLLLVPVGHRLAGNEFATLDDIDNEPIPRSPDPEYDAFWRIDPRPGGRPAPDGPLVETIEDTLEHVAAGRAVVIIPPVGRSRGCRHDLVAVPLRGVEPCRVALLTRIAERNQLVAAFCAAARDCLVADPGHAAATDREHAAGPRAVH; this is translated from the coding sequence GTGCGCTACTTCACCGCTGTCGCGTCGCACCTGCACTACGGCCGCGCCGCGGCCGAACTCCACATCACGCAGCCGTCACTGAGCCGACAGATCAACCAACTCGAAGCCCAGTTGGGCGTACGGCTTCTCGACCGCACCCGGCAGGGCACCCGCCTCACCGAAGCCGGGTTGGCCTTCCTTCCCCACGCACAGGCGCTGTTGCGCCTCTCGCGACAGGCCAAGGACTCCGCCCAGGCCGCTGACCAGCCCGCCCGGGTCACCATCGGCTACACCCCAGGGCTGATCATCACGCCGGCGGCGCAGCGGCTGCGGCAGCAACACCCCGACGCCGACGTACGCACGCGACACCTGCAGCGGCACGAACCGCGTGACGCCCTGCTCGACGAGCGGGTGGACGCGGCGATCACCCGACTGCCCGTACGGGCCGACGGCCTGCGGGTGACGATCCTCTTCGAGGAGCCGAGGTTGTTGCTCGTACCGGTCGGGCACCGGCTGGCGGGCAACGAGTTCGCGACGCTGGACGACATCGACAACGAACCGATTCCCCGTTCTCCCGATCCCGAGTACGACGCGTTCTGGCGCATCGACCCGCGGCCCGGAGGCCGTCCCGCACCCGACGGGCCCCTGGTCGAGACCATCGAGGACACGCTCGAACACGTCGCCGCCGGCCGGGCTGTCGTCATCATCCCGCCCGTCGGGCGAAGCCGGGGGTGCCGGCACGATCTCGTCGCCGTGCCACTGCGAGGCGTCGAACCGTGCCGCGTGGCGCTGCTGACCCGGATCGCGGAACGTAACCAGTTGGTCGCCGCGTTCTGCGCCGCGGCACGCGACTGCCTCGTGGCGGATCCCGGGCACGCGGCGGCGACCGACCGGGAACACGCGGCAGGTCCGCGCGCCGTCCACTGA
- a CDS encoding helix-turn-helix transcriptional regulator encodes MLRRQLGRKLEGLRKAAGLTMEQAAEQLDRARATLYRIENGAENVRFRATDVKEMLSLYEASEQDAELVLAMAAATRENKNWWHDYIGSGLPRWFQLYIGLEASASHIRQYEAELVPGLLQTRAYAEQIFQMPGGSINSSDKEEQERAVQLRLERQALLTRFGAPKLSVMIDETILRRPVGNATIMAEQLEQIQKAAELPNVTVQVLAFSAGLHAGAMTGAFSILEFPTDARGKEVEPPVAYLEAATGAIYLDKPHETDAYNTIWSDMASRALNESRSKSLIQQVAEEYSRA; translated from the coding sequence ATGCTTCGCCGGCAACTCGGCCGGAAGCTCGAAGGGCTTCGTAAGGCCGCCGGCCTGACCATGGAGCAGGCGGCGGAGCAGCTCGACCGGGCGCGGGCGACCCTGTACCGGATCGAGAACGGTGCCGAGAACGTGCGCTTCCGCGCCACCGACGTCAAGGAGATGCTGTCCCTCTACGAAGCTTCGGAGCAGGACGCCGAGCTGGTCCTCGCGATGGCCGCCGCCACCCGGGAGAACAAGAACTGGTGGCACGACTACATCGGCTCCGGCCTGCCCCGCTGGTTCCAGCTCTACATCGGACTCGAAGCCTCGGCCTCCCACATCCGGCAGTACGAAGCCGAGCTGGTCCCCGGCCTGCTTCAGACTCGCGCCTACGCCGAGCAGATCTTTCAGATGCCCGGGGGTTCGATCAACTCCAGTGACAAGGAAGAGCAGGAGCGAGCCGTCCAGCTCCGACTGGAGCGACAAGCGCTTCTCACCCGCTTCGGCGCTCCGAAGCTCAGCGTGATGATCGACGAGACCATCTTGCGGCGTCCGGTCGGCAACGCCACGATCATGGCGGAGCAACTTGAGCAGATCCAGAAGGCAGCGGAGCTGCCGAACGTAACCGTTCAGGTGCTCGCATTTTCGGCAGGACTGCACGCGGGAGCGATGACCGGAGCCTTCTCGATCCTGGAGTTCCCGACCGACGCACGTGGCAAGGAAGTGGAACCACCGGTGGCCTATCTTGAGGCAGCAACCGGCGCGATCTACCTCGACAAGCCGCACGAGACCGATGCCTACAACACGATTTGGTCCGATATGGCCAGCCGCGCCCTCAATGAGTCCCGCTCCAAGAGTCTTATCCAGCAAGTCGCAGAGGAGTACTCCCGTGCCTGA
- a CDS encoding septal ring lytic transglycosylase RlpA family protein → MTGRHLRTRMFSSPAGIAATVAVTVAVGVGGTVGAARLTSTDPDAARPAPTAVTSPSAGSADSATPTPSATPSASATPTASAKPTASASPAGARSTAASRGKPRAASTPTKRATAKPTAAKKTTAAPKVVDRGVCGASFYAEGQMTANGEVFDPEALTAAHKTLPFGTRVRVTNPGTGASVTVRINDRGPFIDGRCIDLSRAAFRTIASLDLGHLTVSYEVLG, encoded by the coding sequence ATGACCGGTAGGCACCTGCGGACCCGGATGTTCTCCTCGCCCGCCGGCATCGCGGCGACCGTCGCGGTCACCGTCGCGGTGGGCGTCGGCGGCACGGTCGGCGCGGCCCGGCTGACCTCGACCGACCCGGACGCGGCCCGGCCCGCGCCGACCGCCGTCACGTCCCCGTCGGCGGGCAGCGCCGACTCCGCCACGCCGACCCCGTCTGCCACCCCGAGCGCGTCCGCCACGCCGACCGCGTCCGCCAAGCCGACCGCGTCCGCCAGCCCGGCGGGCGCCCGCTCGACGGCCGCCTCGCGCGGCAAGCCCCGGGCCGCGTCCACCCCGACCAAGCGGGCCACCGCCAAGCCGACCGCGGCGAAGAAGACCACAGCCGCGCCGAAGGTGGTCGACCGGGGCGTCTGCGGGGCGTCGTTCTACGCCGAGGGACAGATGACCGCGAACGGCGAGGTCTTCGACCCGGAGGCGCTGACCGCCGCGCACAAGACCCTGCCGTTCGGCACCCGGGTCCGGGTCACCAACCCCGGCACCGGGGCGTCGGTGACCGTACGGATCAACGACCGTGGCCCGTTCATCGACGGACGGTGCATCGACCTGTCCCGGGCCGCGTTCCGGACGATCGCCTCCCTGGACCTGGGTCACCTCACCGTCTCGTACGAGGTGCTCGGCTGA
- a CDS encoding LLM class flavin-dependent oxidoreductase has protein sequence MVRIGIVILPDQRWSEAQRRWRQAEDWGFDHAWTYDHLGWRDLVDGPWFDSMSTLTAAALVTSRIRLGTLVASPNFRHPAAFARQVTTLDDISNGRLLLGIGAGGIGFDATVLGRETLPPRRRVDRFGEFTELLDLLLRQDGVTWRGDWFSAVDARNNPGCVQIPRVPFVVAANGPRSMRLVARFGQGWVTTGAGGDDLESWWGSVAQASARLDATLDAAGRDPATLDRYLSLDAAPVFSLSSADFFTEAVGRAAALGFTDVVTHWPRLSSWYAGDEHVLAEVAERLAELRRL, from the coding sequence ATCGTGCGAATCGGCATCGTGATCCTCCCCGACCAGCGTTGGTCCGAGGCGCAGCGGCGCTGGCGGCAGGCGGAGGACTGGGGCTTCGACCACGCCTGGACGTACGACCACCTGGGCTGGCGGGACCTGGTCGACGGGCCGTGGTTCGACTCGATGTCCACGCTGACCGCCGCCGCGCTGGTGACCTCCCGGATCCGGCTCGGCACGCTCGTCGCCTCGCCCAACTTCCGGCACCCGGCCGCGTTCGCCCGGCAGGTGACCACCCTCGACGACATCTCCAACGGTCGGCTGCTGCTGGGCATCGGGGCCGGCGGGATCGGTTTCGACGCCACCGTGCTGGGCCGGGAGACCCTGCCGCCGCGTCGCCGGGTGGACCGGTTCGGCGAGTTCACCGAACTGCTCGACCTGCTGCTCCGGCAGGACGGGGTGACCTGGCGCGGGGACTGGTTCTCCGCGGTCGACGCGCGGAACAACCCCGGCTGCGTCCAGATCCCCCGGGTGCCGTTCGTGGTCGCCGCCAACGGGCCGCGCTCGATGCGGCTGGTCGCCCGGTTCGGGCAGGGCTGGGTGACCACCGGCGCCGGCGGCGACGACCTGGAAAGCTGGTGGGGGTCAGTGGCGCAGGCGTCCGCTCGGCTGGACGCGACACTCGACGCCGCCGGGCGCGACCCGGCGACCCTGGACCGTTACCTCTCCCTGGACGCCGCGCCGGTCTTCTCGCTGAGCAGCGCGGACTTCTTCACCGAGGCGGTCGGGCGGGCCGCCGCCCTCGGCTTCACCGACGTGGTGACGCACTGGCCCCGGCTCAGCAGTTGGTACGCCGGCGACGAGCACGTCCTGGCCGAGGTCGCCGAACGCCTCGCCGAGCTGCGCCGCCTCTGA